TGCTGGCCGTCAACGACCGGGCCGACGTGGCCGCCGCCTCCGGCGCCGACGTGCTGCACCTGGGCCAGGACGACCTGCCGCTGGACTGGGCGCGCCGCATCGTGGGTGACGACGTGGTGATCGGCCGCTCCTGCCACGCGGCCGGGGAGGTCGACACTGCGGCGGCTGACCCACGCGTCGACTACTTCTGCACCGGACCGGTGTGGCCCACGCCCACCAAACCCGGTCGCCACGCGCCGGGTCTGGACCTGGTGCGCCATGCCGCAGACCTGGGCGGCGAGCAGAGCGCGACGCTCCACGACCCCGCCGGGAAGCCCTGGTTCGCCATCGGCGGGATCGACCGGGACAACCTCCCCGAGGTGCTGGCCGCGGGCGCGGGGCGGGTGGTGGTGGTCCGCGCGATCACCGGCGCGGTCGACCCCACGGCCGCCGCCCGCGAACTCCGCGCGGAACTGGTCTGAACGGCCGGAGTGGCGGGAGAACCCGGTGATCAGTCGGTGAGCTCCTTGGTCAGGGTCCGGCGCAACACCTGACGAGGCTTGGCGTCGAGGTCGTCGCCACCTCCTCGTCGTCCTCTCCGGCCCCAGGACTCCGGCGCCAGGCCGGGCAGCAACGTGAGCACCCGCCCCAGACCACCTGCGGGCCACTCGACGTGGGCGTGCTCGACCTTGACGGTGGCGCGACGGCCGCGCATCACCAGGGTCATGACCCCGTTGTGGAACCAGATCCCGTCGGTGACCGCCCACCTCACCTGCGGCTCCCGCACGCCCACCGCACGGGAGAGCCGACGGGTCAACGCGGGCACGGGTTGCCGCACCGAGATCCGGTTGACCATACGGATCGACTTCTGTAGCGGATTGCGGAACGGCGACATGACCAGTTGGTGCACCCGGGTCGTCGAGTCGGAAACCCGCGGTGCGGTGAGCTCGACCTCCTCCAGGTACGAGCAGTGGACGTCGCCGCCCAGCATGAGGATCGAGGCGGGCGCGCGCCCGTGGTCACCGGCGGCCACCTCG
This Dietzia psychralcaliphila DNA region includes the following protein-coding sequences:
- the thiE gene encoding thiamine phosphate synthase; this translates as MTARADRLRSRLADARLYLCIDARRHLDDQARTEGWSGEFPALRRDVDAALAGGVDIVQLRDKNSSGERELGPLEAAHELRALAVMRQVCDEHGALLAVNDRADVAAASGADVLHLGQDDLPLDWARRIVGDDVVIGRSCHAAGEVDTAAADPRVDYFCTGPVWPTPTKPGRHAPGLDLVRHAADLGGEQSATLHDPAGKPWFAIGGIDRDNLPEVLAAGAGRVVVVRAITGAVDPTAAARELRAELV